The Serpentinimonas maccroryi genome has a segment encoding these proteins:
- a CDS encoding protein-glutamate methylesterase/protein-glutamine glutaminase produces the protein MAKIRVVVVDDSALVRSLLTEIINQQPDMVCIGAANDPLQAREMIRELNPDVITLDVEMPKMDGLEFLSRLMKLRPMPVVMVSTLTEQGADTTLRALEMGAVDFVAKPRIGVSSGLKALGTEIVEKIRIASQARVRRHVAAAPTPTAVRTPEGGTSAAPNANSFSRLSTEKIICIGASTGGTEAIKEILVELPADAPAIVITQHMPPGFTTSFAARLDSLCRIRVQEAVDGQRILPGHAYIAPGGKQFSLARSGANYVAVVDDSPPVNRHKPSVEVLFKSCARVLGPNAIGVMLTGMGGDGGAAMKEMLDAGSHNIVQDEASCVVFGMPKVAIQHGAASEVLPLKSIAKALLERLQSAGVRHRI, from the coding sequence ATGGCAAAAATCAGAGTGGTGGTGGTGGACGATTCGGCGCTGGTGCGCAGCCTGCTCACCGAAATCATCAACCAGCAGCCCGACATGGTGTGCATCGGAGCGGCCAACGACCCGCTGCAAGCGCGCGAGATGATCCGCGAGCTCAACCCGGATGTGATCACCCTCGACGTTGAAATGCCCAAAATGGATGGGCTCGAGTTCCTTTCGCGCCTCATGAAGCTGCGTCCGATGCCGGTGGTGATGGTCTCGACCCTGACCGAGCAGGGCGCCGACACCACCTTGCGCGCGCTCGAAATGGGGGCGGTCGATTTCGTCGCCAAGCCGCGCATCGGCGTGAGCAGCGGCCTCAAAGCCCTAGGCACTGAGATCGTAGAAAAAATCCGCATCGCGAGCCAGGCGCGCGTGAGGCGCCACGTGGCAGCAGCCCCCACGCCGACTGCGGTGCGCACGCCCGAAGGCGGCACCAGCGCCGCCCCCAACGCAAACAGCTTTAGCCGCCTGTCGACCGAAAAAATCATCTGCATCGGCGCCTCCACCGGCGGCACCGAGGCGATCAAGGAAATTCTGGTCGAATTGCCAGCCGACGCCCCCGCCATCGTCATCACCCAGCACATGCCGCCGGGCTTCACCACCAGCTTTGCGGCCCGGCTCGATTCGCTGTGCCGCATTCGCGTGCAAGAGGCGGTCGATGGGCAGCGCATCCTCCCCGGGCACGCCTACATTGCGCCCGGCGGCAAACAGTTTTCATTGGCGCGCAGCGGCGCCAACTACGTGGCGGTGGTCGATGATTCACCGCCCGTGAACCGCCACAAGCCATCGGTCGAGGTGCTGTTCAAATCCTGCGCGCGCGTGCTCGGGCCCAACGCCATCGGCGTCATGCTCACCGGCATGGGCGGCGACGGCGGCGCGGCCATGAAAGAAATGCTCGACGCCGGCAGCCACAACATCGTGCAAGACGAAGCCAGCTGCGTGGTCTTTGGCATGCCCAAGGTGGCCATTCAGCACGGTGCTGCCAGCGAGGTGCTGCCACTCAAAAGCATCGCCAAGGCGCTGCTGGAGCGCTTGCAGAGCGCCGGCGTGCGGCACCGAATTTAA
- the cheD gene encoding chemoreceptor glutamine deamidase CheD, translated as MHRSLEYLQTLKTRARRPGEASFFFHDQNFKYNAAKVLPGEYFVAQEDLVIMTVLGSCIAACIWDSRLRIGGMNHFMLPEGGADACGRYGSYAMELLINEMIKKGSTRDYMQAKVFGGGAVIAGFTTMNVGERNTKFVLDYLATERIPVVSKDVLDIYPRKVVFFPVTGKAMVKRLAHAHPDTLEAQERQGVATKVVQSTAGGSVDLF; from the coding sequence ATGCACCGCAGCCTCGAATACTTGCAGACCCTTAAAACCCGCGCGCGCCGGCCGGGCGAAGCGTCGTTTTTCTTTCACGACCAGAACTTCAAGTACAACGCTGCCAAGGTGCTGCCGGGCGAGTACTTCGTGGCCCAAGAAGACTTGGTCATCATGACCGTGCTCGGCTCGTGCATCGCCGCCTGCATCTGGGACTCGCGCTTGCGCATCGGCGGCATGAACCACTTCATGTTGCCCGAAGGTGGCGCCGACGCCTGCGGCCGCTACGGCTCCTACGCCATGGAGCTGCTGATCAATGAAATGATCAAAAAGGGCTCGACGCGGGATTACATGCAGGCCAAGGTGTTTGGCGGCGGCGCGGTGATCGCGGGCTTTACCACCATGAATGTGGGTGAGCGCAACACCAAGTTCGTGCTCGACTATTTGGCCACCGAGCGCATTCCGGTGGTGTCCAAAGACGTGCTCGACATCTACCCGCGCAAAGTGGTGTTTTTCCCCGTGACCGGCAAAGCCATGGTCAAGCGCCTGGCGCACGCCCACCCCGACACGCTCGAAGCCCAAGAGCGCCAAGGTGTGGCCACCAAAGTGGTGCAGTCCACGGCCGGCGGTTCGGTCGATCTGTTCTAA
- a CDS encoding CheR family methyltransferase, which yields MNDASAAPQSREFTWTAADFNRIKDLIYRHAGISLHEGKQAMVYSRISRRLRDTGHRSFADYIKWLETQGDADEWQAFVNALTTNLTSFFRENHHFEELARMVREAPPGHEWKIWCSAASTGEEPYSIAITLADALGLSGRFQIWASDIDTKVLATAAQGVYKLEGLKNLSQAQLQKYFLKGKGDNAGLARVRPELQRHIEFFSLNLIEDNWSLRETFDVVFCRNVMIYFDHATQRQVLTRMHRLIKPGGMLFVGHAENFSDLKSQFVLRGKTIYEKV from the coding sequence ATGAACGACGCCAGCGCCGCACCACAAAGCCGGGAATTCACCTGGACGGCGGCCGACTTCAACCGCATCAAAGACCTGATCTACCGTCATGCGGGCATCAGCCTGCACGAGGGCAAGCAGGCCATGGTCTACAGCCGCATCTCGCGGCGGCTGCGCGACACCGGTCACCGCAGCTTTGCCGACTACATCAAGTGGCTCGAGACCCAAGGCGATGCCGACGAGTGGCAGGCCTTTGTGAACGCGCTGACCACCAACCTGACTTCGTTTTTCCGCGAAAACCACCACTTCGAAGAACTCGCTCGGATGGTGCGCGAGGCCCCGCCCGGCCACGAATGGAAAATCTGGTGCTCGGCCGCCTCCACCGGGGAAGAGCCCTACTCGATCGCCATCACCCTGGCCGACGCGCTCGGCCTAAGCGGGCGCTTTCAGATCTGGGCCAGCGACATCGACACCAAAGTGCTGGCCACCGCCGCGCAAGGGGTTTACAAGCTCGAGGGCCTGAAAAACCTCAGCCAGGCGCAGCTGCAGAAATACTTTCTCAAGGGCAAAGGCGACAACGCCGGGCTGGCGCGGGTGCGCCCCGAGCTGCAGCGGCACATCGAGTTTTTCAGCCTCAACCTGATCGAAGACAACTGGAGCCTGCGCGAGACTTTTGACGTGGTATTTTGCCGCAACGTCATGATTTACTTCGACCACGCCACCCAGCGCCAGGTGCTGACGCGCATGCACCGCCTCATCAAGCCCGGCGGCATGCTGTTCGTGGGGCATGCCGAGAACTTTTCCGACCTCAAGTCCCAGTTCGTCCTGCGCGGCAAAACCATTTACGAAAAAGTCTGA
- a CDS encoding chemotaxis protein CheA: protein MAEAKNDAFDLTQFYQIFFEEAGENLEQMEQQLLQLDLDTVDDEELNAIFRCAHSIKGGAATFGFEDVAELTHQMEGLLDKLRRHELKPTAPMVDVLLESSDALKGLLARHQGTGGAAPETTALVQRIRVLASGAAPAPAPASAPAKAPAPTPAPAPAPAPAPAPAGPAGMPAASAPGALRQLQAVIGPLSDIRLADPIKDLFREIVGLGQICAESEQDGCRVYEIETTSSDADLIDLFAFHVAKDAIRLQASPGTTGHSSASHNTPNPAPESFSDVIEQGYGLFAGAPGSPVPGSSVTASGATVPEPDLVQGYGLFAGAPGNPLTPQIHAQTLLQETPHASGADNGPDARPAEASKAARPATAAAMAAQPEATTLRVSVSKIDQLINQVGELVITQAMLAQNSRALDAGLNQQLLAGLADLERNTRDLQESIMSIRMIPMSVVFNRFPRMLRDLASKLGKKVDLVTQGEATELDKGLIEKITDPLTHLIRNSCDHGIELPADRLARGKPETGTITLSAAHQGGSILIEVRDDGKGLSRQKLIDKARSKGIDAPDDMSDQEVWQLIFAPGFSTADVVTDVSGRGVGMDVVMKNIASLGGTVELDSAEGFGMSVKVRLPLTLAIMDGMTVRVSDEVYILPLSSVVESFQVESNTINTVAQNSRLVKVREEYMPVIEIDRTFGVPRQAGDASANSIMVVIESDGARVALMVDELLGQQQVVIKNLESNYKKVPNVSGATILGDGSVSLILDTSTLVRRSRH from the coding sequence ATGGCAGAAGCGAAAAACGACGCCTTCGACCTGACCCAGTTCTACCAGATCTTCTTCGAAGAAGCCGGCGAGAATCTGGAGCAGATGGAGCAGCAGCTGCTGCAGCTCGACCTCGACACGGTGGACGACGAGGAGCTCAACGCCATCTTTCGTTGCGCCCACTCGATCAAGGGCGGCGCCGCCACCTTTGGCTTTGAAGACGTGGCCGAGCTCACGCACCAAATGGAGGGCCTGCTCGACAAGCTGCGCCGCCACGAGCTCAAGCCCACCGCGCCCATGGTCGATGTGTTGTTGGAGTCGTCCGACGCGCTCAAGGGCCTGCTGGCTCGACACCAAGGCACCGGCGGCGCCGCGCCCGAAACCACCGCTCTGGTGCAGCGCATCCGCGTGCTGGCCAGCGGTGCGGCGCCTGCGCCTGCGCCAGCTTCCGCACCGGCCAAAGCCCCGGCCCCCACTCCTGCCCCGGCCCCGGCCCCTGCTCCCGCTCCCGCTCCGGCCGGCCCGGCTGGCATGCCAGCGGCCAGCGCCCCCGGAGCCCTGCGCCAATTGCAAGCCGTGATCGGACCCTTGAGCGACATCCGGCTGGCTGACCCGATCAAAGACCTGTTTCGTGAGATCGTGGGCTTGGGCCAAATCTGCGCTGAGAGCGAACAAGACGGCTGCCGCGTGTACGAGATCGAAACCACCAGCAGCGATGCCGACTTGATCGACCTGTTCGCCTTCCACGTCGCCAAAGACGCCATCCGTTTGCAAGCCAGCCCAGGCACCACGGGCCACAGCAGCGCCAGCCACAACACCCCAAACCCGGCACCGGAAAGCTTTTCCGACGTCATCGAGCAAGGTTACGGCCTCTTTGCCGGCGCGCCGGGCAGCCCGGTGCCGGGCAGCAGCGTCACGGCCAGCGGCGCCACGGTGCCCGAGCCCGATCTGGTGCAGGGCTACGGATTGTTTGCCGGCGCGCCGGGCAACCCGCTCACGCCGCAAATCCATGCCCAGACCCTGCTGCAAGAAACACCGCACGCCAGCGGCGCCGACAACGGCCCCGATGCCAGGCCGGCCGAAGCCAGCAAAGCCGCTCGCCCAGCGACCGCTGCCGCCATGGCCGCCCAGCCCGAGGCCACCACGCTGCGCGTGTCGGTGAGCAAAATCGACCAGCTCATCAACCAGGTGGGCGAGCTCGTCATCACCCAAGCCATGCTGGCGCAAAACAGCCGCGCCCTCGATGCTGGGCTGAATCAGCAACTGCTGGCTGGCTTGGCCGACCTCGAGCGCAACACGCGCGACTTGCAAGAGTCGATCATGTCGATCCGCATGATCCCGATGTCGGTTGTCTTCAACCGCTTCCCGCGCATGTTGCGCGACCTGGCCAGCAAGCTAGGCAAAAAAGTCGATCTCGTCACCCAAGGCGAAGCCACCGAGCTCGACAAGGGCCTGATCGAAAAAATCACCGACCCCCTCACCCACCTGATCCGCAACAGCTGCGACCACGGCATCGAACTGCCCGCCGACCGGTTGGCGCGTGGCAAGCCCGAAACCGGCACCATCACCCTGAGCGCGGCGCACCAGGGCGGCTCGATCCTGATCGAGGTGCGCGACGACGGCAAGGGCCTGTCGCGCCAAAAACTGATCGACAAAGCGCGCTCCAAGGGCATCGACGCCCCAGACGACATGAGCGACCAAGAGGTCTGGCAGCTCATCTTTGCGCCCGGTTTTTCTACCGCCGACGTGGTCACCGACGTCTCGGGCCGCGGCGTGGGCATGGACGTGGTGATGAAAAACATCGCCTCGCTGGGCGGCACGGTCGAGCTCGATTCGGCCGAGGGCTTTGGCATGAGCGTCAAGGTGCGGCTGCCGCTCACCTTGGCCATCATGGATGGCATGACAGTGCGTGTATCCGACGAGGTTTACATCCTGCCGCTGTCGTCGGTGGTCGAATCGTTCCAGGTCGAATCCAACACCATCAACACCGTGGCGCAAAACTCGCGTCTGGTCAAGGTGCGCGAAGAATACATGCCGGTGATCGAGATCGACCGCACCTTTGGCGTGCCGCGCCAAGCGGGTGATGCCAGCGCCAACAGCATCATGGTGGTGATCGAATCCGATGGCGCCCGGGTGGCGCTAATGGTCGATGAGCTGCTCGGGCAGCAGCAGGTGGTGATCAAAAACCTCGAATCGAACTACAAAAAAGTGCCCAATGTGTCTGGTGCCACCATTTTGGGCGACGGCAGCGTCTCGCTGATCCTCGACACCTCGACCTTGGTGCGGCGCTCGCGCCACTAA
- a CDS encoding response regulator: MHSILAVDDSASMRKMVSFTLVSAGFKVVEAIDGIDAFEKAQKQSFDLVLTDQNMPRLDGIGLTRKLREHPHFKSTPILILTTESSDQMKQAGRAAGATGWLVKPFDPSRLIEVIRKVIA; the protein is encoded by the coding sequence ATGCACTCGATCCTTGCCGTTGACGACTCGGCCTCCATGCGCAAGATGGTTTCCTTCACCCTGGTCAGCGCCGGCTTCAAGGTGGTGGAGGCCATCGACGGCATCGACGCCTTCGAGAAAGCCCAAAAGCAAAGCTTCGACCTCGTGCTCACCGACCAGAACATGCCGCGCCTCGACGGCATCGGCCTGACGCGCAAACTGCGCGAGCACCCGCACTTCAAGTCCACCCCGATCCTGATCCTGACCACCGAATCGAGCGACCAGATGAAACAGGCCGGGCGCGCCGCCGGGGCCACCGGCTGGCTGGTCAAGCCCTTCGATCCCAGCCGCCTCATCGAGGTGATCCGCAAAGTGATCGCCTAA
- a CDS encoding histidine kinase: MAELHLLHLEDNPADHELLRRCLQRADFEARLTLVETLEEFAAQIEAGGVDAVLADYHLAGFSCLQAWDWLQARGLELPFVIVSGAIGEATVAEALLRGASDYVDKNRLARLPAALQRALELHATRRAQAQAQAELAESRRRLVDLTEHLQLGLERERADIAREIHDDIGGALAAVKLDLAWLGRHVPQPEAQAHVRAALEMTEHALLASQRLMRNLRPAVLDQGLQPALQWLVHTFAERTGLALRLEGTLRAPVDPQRAMVVYRTAQEALTNVLKHAQAQSVRLELSDLEGVLTLEVSDDGRGASAAELAKLQSFGLLGLRERAQGAGGWIDVVTAPGQGLTLILSLPLAGAQADAKATDWK; this comes from the coding sequence TTGGCTGAGCTGCATCTGCTGCACTTGGAAGACAACCCCGCCGACCACGAGTTGCTGCGGCGCTGCCTGCAGCGGGCCGATTTTGAAGCGCGCCTGACGCTGGTCGAGACGCTGGAAGAATTTGCGGCGCAGATCGAAGCCGGTGGCGTGGATGCGGTGTTGGCCGACTACCACTTGGCGGGCTTCAGCTGCCTGCAGGCTTGGGACTGGTTGCAGGCGCGGGGGCTGGAGCTGCCCTTTGTGATTGTCTCGGGGGCCATCGGCGAGGCCACGGTGGCCGAGGCGCTGCTGCGCGGGGCGAGCGACTACGTGGACAAAAACCGGCTGGCGCGCCTGCCGGCGGCCTTGCAGCGGGCGCTGGAGCTGCACGCCACGCGCCGGGCCCAGGCGCAGGCGCAGGCCGAGCTGGCCGAATCGCGCCGTCGCCTGGTGGATTTGACCGAGCATTTGCAGCTCGGGCTGGAGCGCGAGCGCGCCGACATCGCGCGCGAAATTCACGACGACATCGGTGGCGCGCTGGCGGCGGTCAAGCTCGATCTGGCGTGGCTCGGGCGGCACGTGCCGCAGCCCGAGGCGCAGGCGCACGTGCGCGCGGCGCTGGAAATGACCGAGCACGCGCTGCTGGCCAGCCAGCGCCTGATGCGCAACCTGCGCCCGGCGGTGCTGGACCAAGGCCTGCAGCCGGCTTTGCAGTGGCTGGTGCACACCTTTGCCGAGCGCACCGGGCTGGCGCTGCGGCTCGAGGGCACGCTGCGCGCCCCGGTTGATCCGCAGCGGGCGATGGTGGTCTATCGCACCGCGCAAGAGGCGCTGACCAACGTGCTCAAACACGCGCAGGCGCAGTCGGTGCGGCTGGAATTGAGCGACCTCGAGGGCGTGCTCACGCTCGAGGTGAGCGACGACGGCCGCGGCGCCAGCGCCGCCGAACTGGCCAAACTGCAGTCCTTTGGCCTGCTGGGTTTGCGCGAGCGCGCGCAGGGGGCCGGTGGCTGGATCGACGTGGTTACGGCGCCGGGGCAGGGCCTGACGCTGATTTTGTCGCTGCCTCTGGCTGGGGCGCAGGCCGACGCAAAAGCCACAGACTGGAAATGA
- a CDS encoding response regulator, producing the protein MIKVILCDDHAMLRRGVRDTLAEATDVRVIGEADGYASLRELLRQQRPDVLLLDVDLPGRSGLEILSALQLEPAPLRTLMVSMYPEDQYALRCLKAGAMGYLNKGGDPAALLTAVRTVAQGRKYITPEVAELLARHLSAPEAAQLHDILSERELQTLRLIASGKMLAQIAEELMISPKTVSVYRARTLEKLGLSNNAELTVYAIRNQLV; encoded by the coding sequence ATGATTAAAGTAATTTTGTGTGACGACCACGCCATGCTGCGCCGCGGGGTGCGCGACACGCTGGCCGAGGCCACCGATGTGCGCGTGATCGGCGAAGCCGACGGCTACGCCAGCCTGCGCGAGCTGCTGCGCCAGCAGCGCCCCGACGTGCTGCTGCTCGACGTCGATCTGCCCGGGCGCAGCGGCCTAGAGATTTTGTCGGCGCTGCAACTGGAGCCGGCGCCGCTGCGCACGCTGATGGTGTCGATGTACCCCGAAGACCAGTACGCGCTGCGCTGCCTCAAGGCCGGAGCCATGGGCTACCTCAACAAGGGTGGCGACCCGGCGGCGCTGCTCACGGCGGTGCGCACGGTGGCGCAGGGGCGCAAATACATCACGCCCGAGGTGGCCGAGCTGCTGGCCAGGCACCTGAGCGCGCCCGAGGCGGCGCAGCTGCACGACATTCTGTCGGAGCGCGAGCTGCAGACGCTGCGCCTGATCGCCTCGGGCAAAATGCTGGCGCAGATCGCCGAGGAGCTGATGATCAGCCCCAAAACGGTGAGCGTTTACCGCGCCCGCACGCTGGAAAAGCTGGGCCTGAGCAACAACGCCGAACTCACCGTCTATGCGATCCGCAACCAGCTGGTGTAG
- the fliR gene encoding flagellar biosynthetic protein FliR, which translates to MITFTEAQIMAWVAPIFWPFLRILGVFASAPIFSSRSVPMRLKVALAFLIAVCIQPALPEPPMLSLTSPEALAAVIQQLAIGISIGLAVRIVFAAVEMAGEIIGLQMGLNFAGFFDPATNAASSPVGRYFGNMAMLLFVVLNGHLMLIMAVAASFHTFPVGGDMLAVVQTMRLHELGGLIFYYGLWIALPMIGMLLFVNLVLGIITRIAPQMNVFAIGFPLTLSVGLVGIAFTLPLLDQPVLQLMRVVTDLFMGG; encoded by the coding sequence ATGATCACTTTCACCGAGGCCCAGATCATGGCCTGGGTGGCGCCCATCTTCTGGCCTTTTTTGCGCATTTTGGGTGTGTTCGCCAGCGCCCCGATTTTTTCCTCGCGCTCGGTGCCCATGCGCCTCAAAGTGGCGCTGGCGTTTTTGATCGCGGTCTGTATCCAGCCGGCCCTGCCCGAGCCGCCCATGCTCTCGCTCACCAGCCCCGAGGCGCTGGCGGCGGTGATCCAGCAACTGGCCATCGGCATTTCGATCGGGCTGGCGGTGCGCATCGTCTTTGCAGCGGTGGAAATGGCGGGCGAGATCATCGGCTTGCAGATGGGCCTGAACTTCGCCGGCTTCTTCGACCCCGCCACCAACGCCGCCTCGAGCCCGGTCGGGCGCTACTTCGGCAACATGGCCATGTTGTTGTTCGTCGTGCTCAACGGCCACCTGATGCTGATCATGGCGGTGGCCGCCAGCTTTCACACCTTTCCGGTGGGGGGCGACATGCTGGCGGTGGTGCAAACCATGCGCCTGCACGAGCTCGGGGGGCTGATCTTTTACTACGGCCTGTGGATCGCCTTGCCGATGATCGGCATGCTGCTGTTCGTCAACCTGGTGCTGGGCATCATCACGCGCATCGCGCCGCAGATGAACGTGTTTGCGATCGGCTTTCCGCTCACGCTCTCGGTCGGGCTGGTGGGCATCGCCTTCACGTTGCCGCTGCTCGATCAGCCGGTGTTGCAGCTCATGCGCGTGGTCACCGACCTGTTCATGGGCGGCTAA
- the fliQ gene encoding flagellar biosynthesis protein FliQ, whose product MDTQATLAVGQNALFILLAVSAPLLAVILVVGLVVSLFQALTQINEATLSFVPKIVAAVVVFAVAGPWMLTTLVDFLRRILLSIPEYAV is encoded by the coding sequence ATGGATACCCAAGCCACCCTCGCCGTCGGGCAAAACGCCCTGTTCATCCTGCTGGCGGTCTCGGCCCCGCTGCTGGCGGTGATACTGGTGGTCGGGCTGGTGGTGAGCCTGTTTCAGGCGCTGACGCAGATCAACGAAGCCACGCTCTCGTTTGTGCCCAAGATCGTGGCGGCGGTGGTGGTGTTTGCGGTCGCGGGGCCGTGGATGCTGACGACGCTGGTGGACTTTCTGCGCCGCATCCTGCTCTCGATCCCCGAGTATGCGGTCTAG
- the fliP gene encoding flagellar type III secretion system pore protein FliP (The bacterial flagellar biogenesis protein FliP forms a type III secretion system (T3SS)-type pore required for flagellar assembly.) produces MRAGAQAALAALLLGGCALALAQVAPPAAPAAPPGAFPILIGQGAGGTSFSVPIQTLLFFTALSFLPAVLLMMTAFTRIIIVLSLLRMALGTQAAPPNQVLVGLALFLTLFVMAPTLDRVHAEAYQPFTRGEISFEQAVQRAEAPMREFMSKQTRQSDFRMFANLAGLDENVTVQNAPFRVLVPAFVISELKTAFMIGFLIFIPFLVIDLIVASVLMSLGMMMLSPVLVALPFKLMLFVLADGWNLLIGSLAASFVV; encoded by the coding sequence GTGCGCGCTGGCGCCCAGGCGGCGCTGGCGGCGCTGCTGTTGGGCGGTTGCGCGCTGGCCTTGGCGCAGGTGGCGCCGCCCGCTGCCCCCGCCGCACCCCCAGGCGCGTTCCCGATCCTGATCGGCCAAGGCGCGGGCGGCACCAGCTTCTCGGTGCCCATTCAAACCCTGCTGTTCTTCACCGCGCTGTCGTTTTTGCCGGCGGTGCTGCTGATGATGACGGCCTTTACGCGCATCATCATCGTGCTCTCGCTGCTGCGCATGGCGCTGGGCACGCAGGCCGCGCCGCCCAACCAGGTGCTGGTCGGGTTGGCCTTGTTCCTCACCCTGTTCGTCATGGCGCCCACACTAGACCGCGTGCACGCCGAGGCCTACCAGCCCTTCACCCGGGGTGAGATCAGCTTCGAGCAGGCGGTGCAGCGCGCCGAAGCGCCGATGCGCGAGTTCATGAGCAAGCAAACGCGCCAGTCCGATTTCCGCATGTTCGCCAACCTGGCCGGCTTGGACGAAAACGTGACGGTGCAAAACGCCCCTTTTCGGGTGCTGGTGCCGGCCTTCGTCATCAGCGAGCTCAAAACCGCCTTCATGATCGGCTTTTTGATCTTCATTCCTTTTTTGGTGATCGACCTGATCGTGGCCAGCGTGCTGATGTCGCTGGGCATGATGATGCTCTCGCCGGTGCTGGTGGCGCTGCCCTTCAAGCTGATGTTGTTCGTGCTGGCCGATGGCTGGAACCTGCTGATCGGGTCGCTGGCGGCGAGCTTCGTGGTCTAG
- a CDS encoding FliO/MopB family protein, whose protein sequence is MNQSIFTAMLPALGLLLVMALLAWGVHWVRKRMTPAGSGLGADLRLVSQLMVGPQQRVAVVEVNGPTGPVQLTLGITPQHISALYVQGLDAPRLLATAPAAAHAETFAAAMAATTPPAPETLYQKLARSLNRPTPAEPRA, encoded by the coding sequence ATGAACCAATCGATCTTTACCGCCATGCTGCCGGCCTTGGGCTTGCTGCTGGTTATGGCGCTGCTGGCTTGGGGCGTGCATTGGGTGCGCAAGCGCATGACCCCAGCAGGCAGCGGCTTGGGCGCCGATCTGCGCTTGGTGTCGCAGCTCATGGTGGGGCCGCAGCAGCGCGTGGCGGTGGTCGAAGTCAACGGCCCCACCGGCCCGGTGCAGCTCACATTGGGCATAACGCCGCAACACATCAGCGCCCTGTACGTGCAGGGCTTGGATGCCCCTAGGCTGCTTGCGACCGCGCCCGCTGCCGCCCACGCCGAGACCTTTGCTGCCGCCATGGCCGCAACCACCCCGCCCGCCCCCGAAACCCTGTATCAAAAGCTGGCGCGCTCGCTCAACCGCCCAACCCCTGCGGAGCCCCGCGCGTGA
- the fliN gene encoding flagellar motor switch protein FliN, producing MSNEQDPNDAIADDWAQALQEQSTKGATDDLAAGAPHFDASPSSAVSSPNDISMVLDIPVQLSVELGRTKVPIKYILQLAQGSIVELDALAGEPMDVLVNGYLIAQGEVVVVNEKFGIRLTDIVTPSERLRRLSRN from the coding sequence ATGAGTAACGAGCAAGACCCCAACGACGCCATCGCCGACGACTGGGCGCAGGCACTGCAAGAGCAATCCACCAAGGGCGCGACCGATGACTTGGCCGCCGGTGCGCCGCACTTCGATGCCAGCCCTAGCAGCGCCGTCAGCAGCCCCAACGACATCTCGATGGTGCTCGACATCCCGGTGCAGCTCTCGGTCGAGCTCGGCCGCACCAAGGTGCCGATCAAATACATCTTGCAGCTGGCACAGGGCTCGATCGTCGAGCTCGACGCGCTGGCCGGCGAACCCATGGACGTGCTCGTCAACGGCTACCTGATCGCCCAAGGCGAGGTGGTGGTGGTGAACGAAAAATTCGGCATCCGCCTGACCGACATCGTCACCCCCTCGGAACGGCTGCGCCGCCTAAGTCGAAACTAA